ACTAATCTTTTCAACTTGAACTATGCGTCCATCCTTTATAATGGCTACTCGATCACATAGTCGCTGAACTTCACTTAGAATATGTGAAGAGAAGAGGATCGTAGCACCCTTCTTGTTCTCTTTTTCTAGTAGATCAAAGAACTTCTGTTGCATTAATGGGTCTAGCCCACTCGTAGGTTCGTCGAGAATAATTAACTTAGGTTCATGTAATAACCCCTGAACGATACCAACCTTCTTTTTATTCCCTAGACTCAGGTCATCAATTTTCTTCGTTAAATCTAGTTCTAGCAGTTCAGCTAGTTCTTTTATTCTTTTTGTACAATCTTTTTTATAAAAGCTTGCAGAGTATTTTAGCAGATCTATTACCTTCATATTGTCGTAATAAAAAACCTCAGAAGGCAAATAGCCTATTTCCATTTTAATCTCTGGTCCATGTTCAAT
This sequence is a window from Cytobacillus luteolus. Protein-coding genes within it:
- a CDS encoding ABC transporter ATP-binding protein — its product is MNVIEINKLTKSYGKSRGIVDVSFHVEQGEIFGFIGPNGAGKSTTIRTLLSLIYPTSGSATIFGKDIIEHGPEIKMEIGYLPSEVFYYDNMKVIDLLKYSASFYKKDCTKRIKELAELLELDLTKKIDDLSLGNKKKVGIVQGLLHEPKLIILDEPTSGLDPLMQQKFFDLLEKENKKGATILFSSHILSEVQRLCDRVAIIKDGRIVQVEKISTLKENNYKKIKIETKAQIEQNYFLDQGVNQLEVNGNLVSFMFKGDINPILKKISEIEISNIWIEEPSLEEIFMHFYEKED